The following nucleotide sequence is from Lytechinus pictus isolate F3 Inbred chromosome 10, Lp3.0, whole genome shotgun sequence.
ACTGAAAATTCTATCCACagaatcaagaaaatattgttttttagcCCAATTGATTGGACAACATGGGAACAAAGGCGATCTGAGTAGCAATATTCAAGTCAAATTTGATGCTACTCTTTCGAATATCACCAGAAATCTTGTTAGTTTCCGATTACTTTCACATTTTGAGAGAAGCTATACCGTACCTGGTTGGATCATTATCCATTATAGCTGCCAAGTTGATAACATTGCGTCTACTCTCGGTAATACTATAACTCAAGGTaagctgaaataaaaaaaataaacaaagaagaaaacttAACATTGTTCAATTCAAACTTACTGGGAAAAGGTATAAATGCTGGCTGTTTAAACTGTGTAACTTGGCATTTTAAAATGGAGGGGAGCTTAGAAAAGCTTGATTTTAGAGTTATTACATAAGTCACACCCTTCTCTTGCTTAGGAACAGTTCTATACAGGAAGTCGAAGACTGTTCAGATTATAAGGTTGCTGTATTTCTGAAATACAGCTCATTCTCAACTTCGCTGACAATCTTAAAATTCTGAGATACAAACGCGTAGGGGTGATATACATCAATCATAATGCAAAATCGCCACCAAAGCAAAGATACAcacctttaaaaaaacattatcataTTGCAAGTTGCCCCCAAATGCAAAATTTAAACGGAttctaatacctcggtcacatatgttttacggcggccgtacaacgagtcgaaaacagccgttttaacatttttttataccagCTAAAtaaaggtggtttgaataaaaattaataaaacaaaacggCTGTTtctgactcgccgtacggctgccgttgagcaaatgtgaccaaggtataagcaCCCAAGAAGGCTTCATCTAGAAGCATAAGTTGCcttttatacccctttcataaacccaataaaacatatcctccaattagctgcctaagagtaatgcggataattcaatacaaattgcgttcacaaactccataaattatttttacgagcgcccgtcctgaaaaaggcggataatcgtcatgacaactggacacgccccctccaatgcggttgtgttggaaaagggtgaccttgtgaccgcaccatggcaattatccgcattatttggaaatacgttcataaactcaaaatcttgtcccaatgccgctattatgcggataatagcagcatcagaataatgcggataactcttgtcctcctctgattttacgaccaaattatgctgctattagccgcataattgtgttttattgggtttatgaaaggggtataagacaTCCTAGCTcaacattttttcatttcaatccaCCTTGAACAAAATCTTATACATATTTAGGAGACAAATTCTACCTGATTTTGAAGTTGTCTAGTTGGAATTCTTGCCAATTGCTGAAGGTGAGAGTTGAAGGTTTGCACTTTCGTCAGAGGTTTCTTCAATAAAATTTctgcattttcaaagaaaaatatagaGAGATTGATGGGAGGAACAATACAAACAATGTAAGAGATAATGAAATAGGAAGATAGAATTTCAAAATGACGTGCAGAAAAAAGGGGCAATATCATGGTTTTGGGAGCCAATCATTGATTTGTGTACAAGCGCAGTTGACTATATGCATATAATATCTGCGCGACATAAATggtccatattattattaatattattacataGTGAACAGGAgttgaaaaaagagaaaaacgaATTATCAAAAATTCTGTTAGAAAATTATGGTAATTTTATGAATATATTGTAAAATGTGTTTACAAACAAGATTCAATAAGCCCACTCAATGTATAATTCATATTAACCTTTTCTGGGTGGTTTACCCCATACATTAATTCCCTATCACAACTcatatagtagagcggattagccgaacaattgtgcaaattttgactaaagcatgaaactttcacaagtataagTATATGccctaagatttattttaaagatgggaggtaaattttaaaatgccattttcggccgttgccatggcaacggattaatttatcaaaaatgacatacattcccatgtaaatgctaaataaacatgatatagatgaccaaaatgataatttttaagctcccaaatgaatatatataaaatttagaaacattcaaaattaacaagatagttccaattggtccgttgccatggcaacgacttgtttttccccagaaaaataaaaaaactgattaaaaaaacgttgtagaataggatttatctttaattttcccGAATTTTACAGTGTTGAACaatgatattttggttgctcaatgtataaactacatctcaagccgttgccatggcaaccaaataacatcaatttacaaaaattaaatggttaacaagacaatggacaggtggaaaatacaactggaaatgacttaatctgtatgcttaagttttgacccccgcatttgaacaaaaaatacagaaagtgttctgcaggagttctttataaagataaaacattatgttgccttggtaatgcttgaattaaatttaaaaaacaaatgttgcaaagatcccgttgccatggcaacagcatatttccctctagaaaggtaaaaatattgataaaaatgtagaatacgatcatcattccattttcaatatttttaaggaactaataaaaatatatgtttgtgactgcatttataaatataacatcttaagccattgccatggcaaccaaataacatctaattaaaaaaaatcaatgacagGGATGACAGGGTTATGGATAGGTGAAAAATCCAATGAAAATAACTTTTATGCATAAGTtttgacctactcaattaatttaggggaaacagtatacagtgagtgttcttcatgaactaattagaatgataaacattgatgttaccTTAGTAacacttgaattcaacgataaatatcaatgttgcaaatgacctgttgccatagcaacggctcATTTACGCAAAAAAGTTCTAGTTTTTATTAGAAAAAGGACTTTGgactctgatttttctttcatttcccctaatttaaTGGTAAGAAttgatatgtttgctgttaacatacaaacaatatctgaagccattgtcatggcaaccaaattaatctaatttgaaaaaaaataacatggttgacaacacaatggacaggtggaaaatacaattagaattgacttaatctgtatgcttaacttttgaccccctcatttgaacaaaaagtacttaagatgttctgcaggagttctttaaaaagatatgaacttatgttgccttggtaacacttggattaaattctttttaaaatgttacaaagggctcgttgccatggcaacagcttatttccctctagaaaggtaaaaatattgataagaaTTTAGAATACAGACATGTATGAtcatcttttcattttcaataattttaaggtactaatcgagatatttatgtgactaaatttataaatataacatcttagaccattgccatggcaaccagataacatctaattaaaaaaacaacatggaTGAGAAGGATATGGacaggtgaaaaatacaatgaaaattcacTTGATGTGCATCACTGTATGCATCAGGATTGACCTCAATTAATCTAGGGGAAACAATACAatgagtgttctgcatgaactattTATCATTCtaagaatgataaacattgaagtTGCCTTGGTAATAATTGAATTCGAAttgatatgtttgctgttaacatacaaacaatatctgaagccattgtcatggcaaccaaattaatctaatttgaaaaaaaataacatggttgacaacacaatggacaggtggaaaatacaattagaattgacttaatctgtatgcttaacttttgaccccctcatttgaacaaaaagtacttaagatgttctgcaggagttctttaaaaagatatgaacttatgttgccttggtaacacttggattaaattctttttaaaatgttacaaagggctcgttgccatggcaacagcttatttccctctagaaaggtaaaaatattgataagaaTTTAGAATACAGACATGTATGAtcatcttttcattttcaataattttaaggtactaatcgagatatttatgtgactaaatttataaatataacatcttagaccattgccatggcaaccagataacatctaattaaaaaaacaacatggaTGAGAAGGATATGGacaggtgaaaaatacaatgaaaattcacTTGATGTGCATCACTGTATGCATCAGGATTGACCTCAATTAATCTAGGGGAAACAATACAatgagtgttctgcatgaactattTATCATTCtaagaatgataaacattgaagtTGCCTTGGTAATAATTGAATTCGATAAACATCAACGTTGATAAtgacctgttgccatagcaactacTCATTTCCCCAAGAAAAGTACCAGTTTTGATCAGAAAatctgtagaatctgattttttcctttcatttcccctaattttagggtaAGAGTGGATATGTTTCCTGTTAACATTCAAATTATAGCTtaagccattgtcatggcaaccaaataacatctgatttgaaaaaaataacatggttgacatgataatggacaggtggaaaatgcaatccattaactcaaggtttgacccagtcaattaattttgaacaaagattacagtggttcgcattagttcattagaatgataaaatttgaggttgccttggtaatgcttgaatttaatgataaatatcactgTTACATAtagcccgttgccatggcaatgactCCTTTTTTCCCGAATAAAGtaccaaatttgatcgaaaaaaagtttagaatctgcattttgtcataaatttcccctaattttagagTGCAAAGCATTATGTTTGCTGTTGATATACAAATAACTTAtgccattgccatgacaaccaaattACATCTAATTCCAGTGGCTTAATGTGGTTTATatgcaatggttttaagggtgaagtagtatattgtgactagttacaaggacagccagtggtctgatgTGTCCAAGACCCTGAGAcagcttccaaaaatggagtttgaaatggctgttgatatataaatggacatagcttatttcatatccgtctgggatatatgatttggtgtctagaccatggtttcaatggtcaagtaatacactatgacaagttacacggacagtcagttgtccagtatatttaaaaaatccaagatggctttgaAAATAGAGTCTAAAATTGTTGTTGCTGCATCAAAAAAACGTAGATTGTTTAATAGCCTGGAATAAGTTTATGCCATGGTGAAATGTGTCAAactatacattaggacaagttacaagaacactcagtggtcaagtatgtcaaaaatccaaggtggctTCAAAAAATGGATTATAGAATAGCCCTGTTACTAAAGAATTGacatatttcgtgtaatatctgccaagggcatattattttgatatctaaaccatggttttaaaagtcagtaaatacatcatgacatggaacaagttacaaggacagtgagTAATCCAATATGTCTAAACATCTAAGATGGCTTCAAACAATCGGGGTTTAACTGGAGTCTGttgcttaaaaattgacatagttcattgAAAGTCAACCaaggaaaaatgattttggtgttcaaactttggtttaaagTTTCGAAAAATACGTTTAGACTTGTTACAATGATATCCAGTTGTCcaaattgcctaaaaatccaagagggtgACCAAAATGGAATCTAAAATGACTTCTATCACTCAAAAATTATCAGAGTTCATACAACCTGTGAGAAACAtctttggtgtctacactgtggtatgaagggtccactattacattaggacaagtaacaaggatggttaattttcaattttgtccaaaatccaagGTAGATTCTCACAAGTGGATATCATATCCACTTCAACGTAACAGTCGTCATTTTTTAACCCATTCATTgatgccatcttggattttcaggcaaaatggacatctatacatcattgtaaccagtcccaaCGTATCATTTGATCCTTGAAATTCtaatgtagacaccaaaataacatccccaggagtattttttaatgtactatgtccacttttaagtaacattaaaacccccatttttcaaacaatctttgaatttttggacacaatattgacacctgactgtccatTCAACTTGACACAATGTACAGTATTAGTTGACCCCTGAAacactagtgtagacaccaaaatcatacccCCAATGTgcattattaatgaattatatgTCCATTTCGAAGTAACAACAGTCactttagaccccattttggaggccatcttggattttttttaacataccagtccattggttgtccttgtaacttgttctaatgcattaaaccatggttttatgatgatggtttagacatcaaaatcatattccccagacagatattgaacaaactatgtcctaatttattatttcacttttgaaactatggtttagacaccaaaatcatatctcacaggtgaatataaaaggagttattccacttttaagtatcagcagccattttagaatagtttttggaagccatattggattttcgaATACAcctgactgtcattgtaacttgtaCTAATATTGTTAGACTCTTGAAATCAATGATTTactcttgaaaccaatgatttagacaccaaaatattatcctccaggccaatatgaaatgagctatgtccgctttaggtataagcaaccattttagattcaatttttgaaaccatcttggatttttggacattccagaccactggctTTCCCTGTAACTTGGTCCAATGTACTACTTGATCCTTAAAACCAatgaatagaaaccaaattaaagccattttatcaagtaatggatgaattgtggatttttagcctaTGGCACCCACTGAGGGCACCATCTTGGAATACCCttgcttaaattatttttaacctttcaaccagtaaaggtattttttattttatttgacgagtctacttttcatgtaaaataaccAGTGAATAGATTACACTTGGCGTTGAATAGATTCatatgttactttaaaaattatcacagtattacaaaattttcttcttcaaaatcagcagtgcaattttgagggggccagatatgacatatcaagcaaaatttactttaaaatgttCTCACCGAGCCAGCGACAGAGCAAAAATTTCcaaatttttcctttttggtatattattcgtaaaataatcatattttatccatctctctttcactttctctgtattctttcttgataatgattttttttcttttttgggagggggggggggagacgggttgcaaattcccgggaattttcTTGATGGAAACTTTCCATGGGAATAAACGTGACTTTtgagggaatttttttttaattttcgtcaattttcatgaatttttaaagaaattatgggAATTTTCACAAAGTAACGATTTTCTGACATTTGTATGCAGGAATTAAAAGGTGTATCCTGGCAGATGATGCCTAATAGTGCTTTGCTATCATATTTCAAGCCAAGTATGCTAAAACAGTCGTACAAGGaaggatttcatgatttcatgatctccatgtaaaagttgatttactgtatttacCTTGATTAGGATATCAAGACCATGTCTACTCCTCAAATagacttaagattttgattcATCAACCCCTATAATCCCcttagatattgatatgatgaacaGCTTTAAAACACAAATCACCCCAAAACGCTctcttcaaaatggccgcctgcAAATACTTTGAACGTAATTGTCCAGCATCAAAATTAGAGTTTCGGGAATTTATTTGAGCCCAAAAAAGTCTGATGTGATTTTTGTAGGTCTTATTTCGAtgccatgtataatgaaataagatggtgCTTATCATGTAGCATATTTTTGTTCAGCAACCTCCTAtaagggaaaaggaaataaataaacatatttttatcaaaatttgtacttttctgGAGCCatttgtaacattgatattcatcattatgttcaagcattaccaaaacaaaagtaatttttgtcatcctaatgaaatcatgcataacacttaatgtaacttttgttcaaaattaaaagagtaggtcaaaccttacgcatattcagttaattttattgtattttccttcggtccattatcttgtcagctatgttttttttgtaaatgaaatgttatgttATTGCCATTTCAACGccttaaaatgttatttatacatttaacaacaaacatgtacgtgtatgtttgaCACCCTAACCTTagtggaaatgaatgaaaaataagattctactaggtattttttttatcaaagatggtattttctGGGGGAAAAACGATCCGTTACACAtttgcaaaaaaatgatattaaattcaACCATTACCAAGGCAgcatcagtttttatcatgctattgtactcatgcagaacacttactgtaatttttgttcaaaacttaaaggagaatgaaacctttggaacaagatagcttgtgtgaaaacagaaaaatctaagaaacagatcaatgaaagtttgagaaaaatcggacaaataatgagaaagttatgagcttttgaatattgcgatcactaatgctatggagatcctcacattggcaatgcaacaaagatgtgtgatgtcactcttgaacaactctccccattactttagtatatatttcacttaaattgcctcttttattacatctatcagtagaacatgtattctttctataggagggcatgtaatacagatttttaaagaatacatcatggataaagagtttgtatcaccatacgaaaaagcaaaaagacacattttcagggtccatcaaagggaaagttgttcatgtgtgacatcacacatccttgtagcgttgccaatgggaggatctccatagcattagagattgcaatattcaaatgctcataactttcttattatttgtctgatttttctcaaactttctttgttcttattctttgatttttctgtttcgacacaagcctacttgttccaaaggtttcattcccctttaatgactgGTCAAACATTATGGAGCTTTTAAAAGTaaacctttattttacatcccacctgaccattatcatttcaacagaatttttttttttgtatttataaattacatctTGATTGGTTGCCAAGGCAATGGCTGAAGATGTTATCTACATATTAACcgcaaacatatattttctaacacccttaacttaagggaaatgaaagaaaaatcagattttatcatgtttttatttatcaaagctgctgatacttttctgggggaaatgagctgttgccatggcaacagaacatttgaattattaatgtttatcatttaattcaagaattaccaaggcaacatcaattattctaatgaactcatgcagaATACTTAgtgaattttttgtttaaaattaaatgactagccaaacctttcgcatattgagttatatttgtattttccacctgtccatgatcttgtcatccaaattattatttttttgtgaattagatattatttggttgccatggcaatagcattagattttatttaaacaatttgcatcaaacatatatatgtttaaCACACTAAGATTgggggaaatgcaagaaaaaccAGATTCTATAgtccttttttaataaaaactggtactaaatgatccgttgctatggcaacaggcaatttgcaacattgatatttatcgttgaattcaagtattaccaaggcaacatcaatttgtatcattccaattagttcatgcagaacactcactgtattatt
It contains:
- the LOC129269082 gene encoding beta-1,3-N-acetylglucosaminyltransferase radical fringe-like, encoding MCNRVRLPDDVTIGFIIEILLKKPLTKVQTFNSHLQQLARIPTRQLQNQLTLSYSITESRRNVINLAAIMDNDPTRFKSFHCTYFRGYGSCPSN